The Haloarchaeobius amylolyticus genome window below encodes:
- a CDS encoding Glu/Leu/Phe/Val family dehydrogenase, producing MTDEANPFESLQEQIDDAAAYLDVGDDVLERLKHPERVLETNLTVDMDDGSIGRFKAFRSQFNGDRGPYKGGIRYHPGVTRDEVKALSGWMVYKCATVGIPYGGGKGGIVIDPSEYSEGELERVTRAFATELRPLIGEDKDIPAPDVNTGQREMNWIKHTYETLEDKTEPGVVTGKAIESGGSEGRVEATGRSTMLAAREVFDYLDRDIGQAKVAVQGYGNAGWIAAKLIDELGADIVAVSDSSGAIHNPDGFDPVAVKDFKRETGSVSGYEDATGEFSNDDLLTMDVDLLVPAALENAIDEDLAKEVEADIIVEAANGPLTPDADDVLTERDVYVVPDILANAGGVTVSYFEWVQNRQRFSWSEERVNDELETIIVDAFDRMTEAYESFDTPNLRTACYVNAIRRVVDAYTDSGNWP from the coding sequence ATGACAGACGAGGCCAATCCCTTCGAGAGTCTCCAGGAGCAGATCGACGACGCCGCCGCCTACCTCGACGTCGGCGACGACGTCCTCGAACGCCTCAAACATCCCGAACGAGTGCTCGAGACGAACCTCACCGTCGACATGGACGACGGGTCCATCGGCCGGTTCAAGGCCTTCCGCTCGCAGTTCAACGGGGACCGCGGTCCCTACAAGGGCGGCATCCGCTACCACCCGGGCGTCACCCGCGACGAGGTCAAGGCGCTCTCGGGCTGGATGGTCTACAAGTGCGCCACCGTCGGCATCCCGTACGGTGGCGGCAAGGGAGGCATCGTCATCGACCCCTCGGAGTACTCCGAGGGCGAACTCGAACGCGTCACCCGCGCGTTCGCGACGGAGCTGCGCCCGCTCATCGGCGAGGACAAGGACATCCCCGCGCCGGACGTGAACACGGGCCAGCGCGAGATGAACTGGATCAAACACACCTACGAGACGCTGGAGGACAAGACCGAACCCGGCGTCGTCACGGGCAAGGCCATCGAGTCCGGCGGGAGCGAGGGCCGCGTCGAGGCGACCGGTCGCTCCACCATGCTCGCCGCCCGCGAGGTCTTCGACTACCTCGACCGCGACATCGGGCAGGCGAAGGTCGCCGTCCAGGGCTACGGGAACGCCGGCTGGATCGCGGCGAAGCTCATCGACGAACTCGGCGCGGACATCGTCGCCGTCTCCGACTCCTCCGGCGCCATCCACAACCCCGACGGCTTCGACCCCGTCGCGGTCAAGGACTTCAAGCGCGAGACCGGCTCCGTCTCGGGCTACGAGGACGCCACCGGGGAGTTCTCGAACGACGACCTGCTGACGATGGACGTCGACCTGCTCGTCCCGGCCGCCCTCGAGAACGCCATCGACGAGGACCTCGCGAAGGAGGTCGAGGCCGACATCATCGTCGAGGCCGCGAACGGCCCCCTCACGCCCGACGCCGACGACGTGCTCACCGAGCGTGACGTCTACGTCGTCCCGGACATCCTCGCGAACGCGGGCGGTGTCACCGTCTCGTACTTCGAGTGGGTCCAGAACCGCCAGCGGTTCTCGTGGTCCGAAGAGCGCGTCAACGACGAACTGGAGACCATCATCGTCGACGCCTTCGACCGCATGACCGAGGCCTACGAGTCCTTCGACACCCCGAACCTCCGGACGGCGTGTTACGTCAACGCCATCCGGCGCGTCGTCGACGCGTACACGGATTCGGGTAACTGGCCATAG
- a CDS encoding HpcH/HpaI aldolase/citrate lyase family protein, with protein sequence MVRRSVMFSPGDRPELMRKAPGTGADTVVFDLEDAVAPGRKAEAREHVRELLTDAEFDPDCEVCVRVNPPASGMADDVEALAGDLRLDALMLPKVAGAADVDQLDEAFPGETPPVLALVESAAGVLAAGDIGSADATDALVFGAEDLSADIGATRTDEGTEVLYAREKVVVAAAAHGLDAIDTVYTDFSDSEGLADETDFAIQLGYDGKMAIHPSQVPVINDAFTPAADRIEWAQAVLDARDEADAEGRGVFQVDGEMIDAPLIAQAERVLARARAAGRI encoded by the coding sequence ATGGTCAGACGCAGCGTCATGTTCTCGCCGGGCGACCGCCCGGAGCTGATGCGCAAAGCACCCGGCACCGGCGCCGACACCGTCGTCTTCGACCTCGAGGACGCGGTCGCCCCGGGGCGCAAGGCGGAGGCACGCGAGCACGTCCGCGAGCTACTCACCGACGCCGAGTTCGACCCCGACTGCGAGGTCTGCGTCCGGGTGAACCCGCCGGCGTCGGGCATGGCCGACGACGTGGAGGCCCTCGCTGGCGACCTCCGACTCGACGCCCTCATGCTCCCGAAGGTCGCCGGGGCGGCAGACGTGGACCAACTCGACGAGGCGTTCCCGGGCGAGACGCCACCCGTGCTCGCCCTCGTGGAGTCCGCGGCCGGCGTGCTCGCGGCAGGCGACATCGGGAGCGCCGACGCGACCGATGCGCTGGTCTTCGGCGCCGAGGACCTCTCGGCCGACATCGGCGCGACCCGGACCGACGAGGGCACCGAGGTCCTCTACGCCCGGGAGAAGGTGGTCGTCGCGGCGGCCGCCCACGGGCTCGACGCCATCGACACGGTCTACACCGACTTCTCGGACTCCGAGGGGCTCGCCGACGAGACCGACTTCGCCATCCAGCTCGGCTACGACGGGAAGATGGCCATCCACCCCTCGCAGGTCCCGGTCATCAACGACGCCTTCACGCCCGCCGCCGACCGCATCGAGTGGGCCCAGGCCGTCCTCGACGCCCGGGACGAGGCAGACGCCGAGGGCCGCGGCGTCTTCCAGGTCGACGGGGAGATGATCGACGCGCCCCTCATCGCACAGGCCGAGCGAGTCCTCGCGCGGGCGCGGGCTGCCGGCAGAATATAA
- a CDS encoding heme NO-binding domain-containing protein — MHGVILKALQDYVISEYGREAWEEVQARADVEEKVYVPVTVYPDEDVYELATAAGEVTGKGARQVLCDYGTYVVQPLVSMYDIHIDDDWGALALIANIEQYHTSLRTRDMVEVTTPRVRSEWLDDDEELVRITYDSDRHLCDVARGAIMGVSRYFGDQLAFEEQTCMLEGDDACRFVISRDEQQVTAHVHDASTDPGVTGEGDDRLARGD, encoded by the coding sequence ATGCACGGCGTCATCCTCAAAGCGCTCCAGGACTACGTCATCTCGGAGTACGGCCGCGAGGCGTGGGAGGAGGTCCAGGCCCGCGCCGACGTCGAGGAGAAGGTGTACGTCCCGGTGACGGTGTATCCGGACGAGGACGTCTACGAGCTGGCGACCGCCGCCGGCGAGGTCACGGGCAAGGGCGCCCGACAGGTGCTCTGTGACTACGGGACCTACGTCGTCCAGCCGCTCGTCTCGATGTACGACATCCACATCGACGACGACTGGGGCGCACTGGCACTCATCGCCAACATCGAGCAGTACCACACCTCGCTGCGGACCCGCGACATGGTCGAGGTCACGACGCCCCGCGTCCGGTCGGAGTGGCTCGACGACGACGAGGAGCTGGTCCGCATCACCTACGACTCCGACCGGCACCTCTGTGACGTGGCCCGCGGCGCCATCATGGGCGTCTCCCGGTACTTCGGCGACCAGCTGGCCTTCGAGGAGCAGACCTGCATGCTGGAGGGCGACGACGCCTGCCGGTTCGTCATCAGCCGCGACGAACAGCAGGTGACGGCCCACGTCCACGACGCGAGTACCGACCCGGGCGTCACCGGCGAGGGCGACGACCGCCTCGCCCGGGGTGACTGA
- a CDS encoding methyl-accepting chemotaxis protein, with product MGGIFGGVFDDDEVHIDELTEALRRVRAGEIPGEPADEAESMTEFYRELDGLATDLEQARADAAEATREREAVERTARTYGDTMAAMSDGDLTRRLDETVENEGLGDLATEFNALMAEFETAVISLKKFAGEVATYSREVSASTDTVQTGGEHVSDSLSDIAGATEAQSASLQSVAAEMNSLSTTIEEITATANEVAETAERTAETGNEGRAAAAAATESMRNIEAETEETVAAMASLESEVAAVDDLVDTIAEVAQRTNVLALNANIEASRNGDSEGFGAVASEIKDLSETTQEAAANAEERLDRIAAETGRSVEQIEQTQAVVSEDVADVERAIEALDDVADYAQRTNEGVQEITTATEQQADSTQEVVTLVERVTESATGATEESEAASFRAAANANALGHVSDSAGRLTTQSRQLLARLQQFDTSRGYDLPEARVTEPNTAEQISAGQADPKASD from the coding sequence ATGGGCGGCATCTTCGGCGGCGTGTTCGACGACGACGAGGTCCACATCGACGAGTTGACCGAGGCGCTCCGGCGCGTCCGGGCCGGCGAGATTCCCGGCGAGCCCGCGGACGAGGCCGAGTCCATGACCGAGTTCTACCGGGAACTCGACGGCCTCGCGACCGACCTCGAGCAGGCCCGGGCGGACGCCGCCGAGGCGACCCGCGAGCGCGAGGCGGTCGAACGCACGGCCAGAACGTACGGCGACACGATGGCCGCGATGAGCGACGGCGACCTCACCCGACGTCTCGACGAGACCGTCGAGAACGAGGGCCTGGGCGACCTCGCGACCGAGTTCAACGCCCTGATGGCCGAGTTCGAGACCGCCGTAATCTCGCTCAAGAAGTTCGCCGGCGAGGTGGCGACGTACAGCCGCGAGGTCAGCGCCAGCACCGACACGGTGCAGACCGGCGGCGAGCACGTCAGCGACTCCCTCTCGGACATCGCCGGCGCCACCGAGGCACAGAGCGCCAGCCTCCAGTCGGTGGCGGCGGAGATGAACAGCCTCTCGACGACCATCGAGGAGATAACCGCGACGGCGAACGAGGTCGCCGAGACGGCCGAACGGACCGCCGAGACCGGGAACGAGGGTCGGGCCGCGGCGGCCGCCGCCACCGAGAGCATGCGTAACATCGAGGCCGAGACCGAGGAGACCGTCGCCGCGATGGCGTCGCTCGAATCGGAGGTGGCCGCGGTCGACGACCTCGTCGACACCATCGCCGAGGTGGCCCAGCGCACCAACGTCCTCGCACTCAACGCCAACATCGAGGCGTCCAGAAACGGGGACTCTGAGGGCTTCGGCGCGGTCGCGAGCGAGATCAAGGACCTCTCCGAGACGACCCAGGAGGCCGCGGCGAACGCCGAGGAACGCCTCGACCGCATCGCCGCGGAGACCGGCCGCTCGGTCGAGCAGATCGAACAGACACAGGCCGTCGTCTCCGAGGACGTGGCCGACGTCGAGCGCGCCATCGAGGCGCTGGACGACGTGGCCGACTACGCCCAGCGCACCAACGAGGGCGTCCAGGAGATAACCACCGCGACCGAGCAGCAGGCCGACTCCACCCAGGAGGTCGTCACGCTGGTCGAGCGCGTCACCGAGTCCGCGACCGGCGCGACCGAGGAGTCCGAGGCTGCCTCCTTCCGCGCCGCGGCCAACGCGAACGCGCTCGGGCACGTCTCCGACAGCGCCGGCCGGCTGACGACCCAGTCCCGGCAGCTGCTCGCCAGGCTCCAGCAGTTCGACACCAGCCGTGGCTACGACCTGCCCGAGGCCCGGGTGACCGAGCCGAACACGGCCGAACAGATATCGGCCGGGCAGGCCGACCCGAAGGCGTCGGACTGA
- the gdhB gene encoding glutamate dehydrogenase GdhB, with the protein MATATATEEDEEAQHEESALETARRQLARAAEYLDVDEGTIERLNHPDRVQRVSIPLQRDDGSTEVFTGYRAQHDSVRGPFKGGLRFHPGVTEEECIGLSMWMTWKCAVMDLPFGGGKGGIVVDPKELSEGEKERLTRRFAEELRDLIGPKHDIPAPDMGTGPQEMAWFMDAYSMQEGETIPGVVTGKPPVIGGSYGREESPGRSVGIIAEQAIEYYDWDIADTTVAVQGFGSVGAYAARYLDEKGAKVVAVSDVDGAIFDPDGLDTQDVEDHDARPGMVSGYDAPESLSNEELLELDVDVLIPAAIGNVLTADNAHDVQADLIVEGANGPTTTTADEIFAERGIPVVPDILANAGGVTVSYFEWLQDINRRQWSLERVNEELHQEMLKAWTAVKAEVEARDVTWREATYIVALSRVAEAHEARGLWP; encoded by the coding sequence ATGGCAACAGCAACAGCCACAGAGGAAGACGAGGAAGCACAGCACGAAGAGAGCGCCCTGGAGACCGCCCGCCGCCAGCTGGCCCGGGCGGCCGAGTACCTCGACGTCGACGAGGGTACCATCGAGCGCCTGAACCACCCCGACCGCGTCCAGCGCGTCTCCATCCCGCTCCAGCGCGACGACGGTTCGACCGAGGTCTTCACCGGCTACCGCGCCCAGCACGACAGCGTCCGCGGCCCGTTCAAGGGCGGCCTGCGCTTCCACCCCGGCGTCACCGAGGAGGAGTGCATCGGCCTGTCGATGTGGATGACCTGGAAGTGCGCCGTCATGGACCTGCCCTTCGGCGGCGGCAAGGGCGGCATCGTCGTCGACCCCAAAGAGCTCTCCGAGGGCGAGAAGGAACGGCTCACCCGCCGGTTCGCCGAGGAACTGCGCGACCTCATCGGCCCGAAGCACGACATCCCCGCACCCGACATGGGCACCGGCCCGCAGGAGATGGCGTGGTTCATGGACGCCTACTCGATGCAGGAGGGCGAGACCATCCCCGGCGTCGTCACCGGGAAGCCGCCGGTCATCGGCGGCTCCTACGGCCGCGAGGAGTCCCCCGGCCGCTCGGTCGGTATCATCGCCGAGCAGGCCATCGAGTACTACGACTGGGACATCGCGGACACCACGGTCGCGGTGCAGGGCTTCGGTTCCGTGGGTGCGTACGCCGCCCGCTACCTCGACGAGAAGGGCGCGAAGGTCGTCGCCGTCTCCGACGTGGACGGCGCCATCTTCGACCCCGACGGGCTGGACACGCAGGACGTCGAGGACCACGACGCCCGCCCCGGCATGGTCTCGGGCTACGACGCGCCCGAGTCCCTCTCGAACGAGGAACTCCTCGAACTCGACGTGGACGTGCTCATCCCGGCTGCCATCGGGAACGTCCTGACCGCCGACAACGCCCACGACGTACAGGCCGACCTCATCGTCGAGGGCGCGAACGGGCCGACGACCACGACCGCGGACGAGATCTTCGCCGAGCGCGGCATCCCGGTCGTCCCGGACATCCTCGCGAACGCGGGTGGCGTGACCGTCTCGTACTTCGAGTGGCTGCAGGACATCAACCGTCGCCAGTGGTCGCTCGAACGCGTCAACGAGGAGCTCCACCAGGAGATGCTGAAGGCCTGGACCGCGGTCAAGGCCGAGGTCGAGGCCCGCGACGTGACCTGGCGTGAGGCGACCTACATCGTCGCCCTCTCGCGGGTCGCCGAGGCCCACGAGGCCCGCGGGCTCTGGCCCTAG
- a CDS encoding MaoC family dehydratase, whose protein sequence is MYGTPNSVGTGGREPTKTTARDDSRMPGLYYEEFEVGETIEHERRRTISESDNQRFCDMTMNQQPLHLDEAFAADTQFGERLVNGIYTMALAVGISIPETTDGTIVANLSYDEVSHPNPVFHGDTIRVQSTVTDKRETSDGDRGIVTMHVEVFALPEDPDDDETLVCEFERTVLSLKRENAE, encoded by the coding sequence GTGTACGGCACACCTAACAGTGTTGGGACAGGTGGAAGGGAACCGACTAAGACCACGGCCCGAGACGACTCGCGCATGCCAGGGCTCTACTACGAGGAGTTCGAGGTCGGCGAGACCATCGAACACGAGCGCCGCCGGACCATCTCCGAGAGCGACAACCAGCGCTTCTGTGACATGACGATGAACCAGCAGCCGCTGCACCTGGACGAGGCGTTCGCCGCCGACACCCAGTTCGGCGAGCGACTGGTCAACGGCATCTACACGATGGCGCTGGCGGTCGGCATCTCCATCCCCGAGACGACCGACGGCACCATCGTCGCGAACCTCTCCTACGACGAGGTCTCGCACCCGAACCCGGTGTTCCACGGCGACACCATCCGGGTGCAGTCCACCGTCACGGACAAGCGCGAGACCAGCGACGGCGACCGCGGCATCGTCACCATGCACGTCGAGGTGTTCGCGCTCCCCGAGGACCCGGACGACGACGAGACACTCGTCTGCGAGTTCGAGCGCACCGTGCTCTCGCTCAAGCGCGAGAACGCCGAATAG
- a CDS encoding sulfatase-like hydrolase/transferase has product MTRNVVLVVLDTVRKDTFDEYAPRLRNRAGSSFEQCRAASSWSTPSHTSMFTGELPHEHGVHAEHFDSTFDFSQFAIADTFLGDLPDHRTVGLSANSYINPHFGFDALFDEFYDFSIGSHTAESLFTEGKTVQEYMKRTDEPSAAKRYVGFLKECLEHDRPAKSLANGVWALAGPKLKRMDVPIPEPVDDGAGVISDTMAETVEDGTEPTFVFANYMDAHTPLRNLLQHDRSLHSVPNSWSSTEIDKWELNKDGLATEEYTENYREVYAAAVDYLDRTVSDLVDRLQAATDRETTVVVTADHGHNLGYEADDDLFHHTGSMSEGVMHTPLEIINPPEGYPAVEDRLFSHLHLGDLLVDLAHERPLDEDYFHDRIPAETVGLLGGDNATWGREFDDEEYAWWNRMMRVVYEDGTKRQWNSLGESFRYRLDPDRPSWQGLVAEDVDIPEADREWFDVELAEYKRSVSETTQDTDFDDEVEDHLKQLGYL; this is encoded by the coding sequence GTGACGCGGAACGTCGTCCTCGTCGTCCTCGATACGGTCCGGAAGGACACCTTCGACGAGTACGCACCGCGGCTGCGCAACCGCGCCGGCAGCTCCTTCGAGCAGTGTCGCGCGGCGAGTTCGTGGAGCACGCCGAGCCACACGAGCATGTTCACCGGCGAGTTGCCCCACGAACACGGGGTCCACGCCGAGCACTTCGACTCCACCTTCGACTTCTCGCAGTTCGCCATCGCCGACACGTTCCTCGGGGACCTCCCCGACCACCGGACCGTCGGCCTCAGTGCGAACTCCTACATCAACCCGCACTTCGGGTTCGACGCGCTGTTCGACGAGTTCTACGACTTCTCCATCGGCTCGCACACCGCCGAGTCGCTGTTCACCGAGGGCAAGACCGTCCAGGAGTACATGAAGCGCACGGACGAACCGAGCGCCGCGAAGCGATACGTCGGCTTCCTCAAGGAGTGTCTCGAACACGACCGGCCGGCGAAGAGCCTCGCGAACGGCGTCTGGGCGCTCGCCGGGCCGAAGCTCAAGCGCATGGACGTCCCCATCCCCGAACCCGTCGACGACGGCGCGGGCGTCATCAGCGACACGATGGCGGAGACCGTCGAGGACGGCACCGAGCCGACGTTCGTCTTCGCGAACTACATGGACGCCCACACGCCGCTTCGCAACCTGCTCCAGCACGACCGGAGCCTCCACTCGGTGCCGAACTCGTGGAGTTCGACCGAGATCGACAAGTGGGAACTGAACAAGGACGGGCTCGCGACAGAGGAGTACACCGAGAACTACCGCGAGGTGTACGCCGCCGCGGTCGACTACCTCGACCGGACCGTCAGCGACCTCGTCGACCGGCTCCAGGCCGCGACCGACCGCGAGACCACGGTCGTCGTCACCGCCGACCACGGCCACAACCTCGGCTACGAGGCCGACGACGACCTGTTCCACCACACCGGGAGCATGAGCGAGGGCGTGATGCACACGCCACTCGAGATCATCAACCCGCCCGAGGGCTACCCCGCCGTCGAGGACCGTCTGTTCTCGCACCTCCACCTCGGCGACCTGCTCGTCGACCTCGCCCACGAGCGCCCCCTGGACGAGGACTACTTCCACGACCGCATTCCGGCCGAGACCGTCGGGCTGCTCGGCGGCGACAACGCCACCTGGGGCCGGGAGTTCGACGACGAGGAGTACGCCTGGTGGAACCGCATGATGCGGGTCGTCTACGAGGACGGGACCAAGCGCCAGTGGAACTCGCTGGGCGAGTCGTTCCGGTACCGGCTCGACCCGGACCGGCCCTCCTGGCAGGGCCTCGTCGCGGAGGACGTGGACATCCCCGAGGCCGACCGCGAGTGGTTCGACGTCGAACTGGCCGAGTACAAGCGCTCGGTCTCGGAGACGACGCAGGACACGGACTTCGACGACGAGGTCGAGGACCACCTCAAACAGCTCGGGTACCTCTGA